In Prunus dulcis chromosome 1, ALMONDv2, whole genome shotgun sequence, the following are encoded in one genomic region:
- the LOC117615491 gene encoding BEL1-like homeodomain protein 3, with translation MATYFQNLSNQNLLNPSYAGDEKLASYPEPPANMMMYLNQASYAAGSYSEVLSGGSFSPHKYADSDGGRNEMVFIPPTSDQARDCVTGDSLIGKHNIQDHGLSLSLASTQIPPAVSLPSFQYQYPNPSLSSVLSTSPMLGKGEIYCKGDEYNQSEEFKNFESLTSGFYGGGGHETVKTHSLYNPMCSVGSKEMHSETYLYDSLGSASTMLSSKHLKAAQQLLDEVVNVRKALKQSRLNKHQNSKRIGLDGSKETDGNDQHLPRSSDPSESSTISTLELSPAERQDLQNKKTKLLSMLDEVDRRYKQYYQQMQVVVSYFDKVAGNGAAGPYTALALQAISRHFRSLRDAIKGQIQVTRKRLGEQDSSSDGQGGVIPRLRYVDQQLRQQRAFQQLGGMQHAWRPQRGLPESSVAILRAWLFEHFLLPYPKDSEKVMLARQTGLTRNQVANWFINARVRLWKPMIEEMYKEEFGDLDMDSKSSPENVLKEEARAEFSASEDRKEELQESMISATADSNEPGQVQKSGHSLNHNAVATYDMSGLDQFAVGSNEVSLSLNLRHREEHDGFPSSTVSHVRVHDDAAASLDCHYEDPEQQQLIQVWQYPPVT, from the exons ATGGCTACATATTTCCAAAATTTAAGCAACCAAAACTTATTGAACCCCTCCTATGCAGGGGATGAGAAACTTGCTTCTTATCCTGAACCCCCCGCCAACATGATGATGTATCTGAATCAAGCTTCATATGCTGCTGGATCCTACTCTGAAGTCTTGTCCGGCGGCTCTTTCTCTCCTCACAAATATGCTGATTCTGATGGTGGCAGGAATGAAATGGTGTTTATTCCACCCACAAGTGATCAAGCTCGAGATTGTGTTACTGGGGATTCTTTGATTGGTAAACATAATATTCAGGATCATGGGTTATCTCTTAGCCTTGCCTCCACACAAATTCCCCCTGCTGTTTCTCTGCCTTCATTTCAGTACCAGTATCCAAATCCAAGTCTCTCTTCGGTTTTGAGCACCTCTCCAATGCTAGGGAAGGGGGAAATTTACTGTAAAGGAGATGAGTACAATCAAAGTGAGGAGTTTAAGAACTTTGAAAGCTTGACATCTGGCTTCTATGGAGGTGGTGGCCATGAGACTGTCAAAACACACAGTTTGTACAATCCTATGTGCTCAGTGGGATCCAAAGAAATGCATTCCGAAACATACTTGTATGACTCATTAGGTTCCGCTAGCACTATGTTAAGCTCCAAGCACCTCAAGGCAGCACAACAGTTGCTTGATGAAGTGGTAAATGTCCGAAAGGCGCTGAAGCAGTCTCGATTGAACAAGCATCAAAACTCTAAGCGGATTGGATTAGATGGTTCCAAAGAGACTGACGGGAATGATCAACATTTACCAAGGTCATCGGATCCTAGTGAATCAAGTACCATCTCTACTCTGGAGCTATCACCAGCAGAACGACAGGATTTGCAGAACAAGAAGACCAAACTTTTGTCCATGTTGGATGAG GTAGATAGAAGATATAAACAATATTACCAGCAAATGCAAGTTGTGGTGTCATATTTTGACAAGGTGGCTGGGAACGGGGCTGCTGGACCATACACTGCACTTGCTCTCCAAGCAATTTCCCGTCACTTCCGCAGTTTGCGTGATGCAATCAAAGGCCAAATTCAAGTGACACGGAAAAGACTGGGAGAGCAAGATTCTTCATCAGATGGTCAAGGAGGAGTAATACCCCGCCTTCGCTACGTGGACCAGCAGCTCAGACAGCAGAGGGCATTTCAGCAGCTTGGCGGAATGCAGCATGCTTGGAGGCCTCAAAGAGGACTTCCGGAGAGCTCTGTTGCAATCCTTCGTGCTTGGCTGTTTGAGCATTTCCTTCTTCC TTACCCAAAGGATTCAGAAAAAGTTATGCTAGCAAGGCAGACAGGGTTAACCAGAAACCAG GTTGCCAACTGGTTTATCAATGCAAGGGTACGTCTTTGGAAGCCCATGATTGAGGAGATGTACAAAGAAGAATTCGGTGATTTGGACATGGATTCGAAATCTTCACCAGAAAATGTGCTAAAGGAAGAAGCAAGAGCTGAATTCTCAGCATCTGAGGACAGGAAAGAGGAGTTGCAGGAAAGCATGATATCTGCAACTGCTGATAGTAATGAACCAGGGCAAGTGCAGAAGTCTGGTCACAGTCTCAACCATAATGCTGTTGCCACATATGACATGTCGGGGTTGGATCAATTTGCAGTCGGCAGCAATGAGGTGTCACTTTCATTGAATTTGCGGCATCGTGAAGAACATGATGGATTTCCTTCATCTACTGTATCCCATGTAAGAGTTCATGACGACGCAGCAGCTTCTTTGGATTGTCATTATGAGGATCCAGAGCAGCAACAGTTAATACAGGTTTGGCAATACCCACCTGTTACATGA